ATGCCTTACCCCAGCCCCCTATTTTTGTGCAGCACCGACATACTCAGCTGGCTCAGAGTCCTCCAGTTCGCTGTGGGAGGGGGAAAAGTCACTCAGATGTCTAGAACTGGTCAGGGATCTGGGGTCTCATTGCTTATTGAATGGATTTTCAGCCAGGCTTTGTTTTAAGTCTCCCCTTCACCCTACTTCCAGAGGTTCTTTGGAGCATTGTGTTCTGCAAACTGAGCCACTTTCTAATCTTTAATCAGTGCTGATATGGGATTCAGCTTTCTTAAAGGTGCTCTATCAGTTATTAGTTATCTTCTGCTTTCTGGCTTCCATAACATGTTGCTATCATCTCCTTACCTGttcttgtttttgtgtgttttcttctttaaaaattctattactatttattttattagtagAGTTTGAGGAGCAGAGTATATGTATGTGacttccatgcctcagtttcctcatcttaaaatgcAGATGATAGTATCTGTTATTACAGgggagttgtgagaattaaataagttaatcaGTGCAAATTGCTGAGAGAAGTGCCAGGTCCACAGTGCTACCCTGTTGTCAGCCATTATCGTGCTGGGTTCTGTTCTCCACATTCAACCAGAACTCCAACAGTATTCAAGTTTTGTTTACTGATTTGCTCTTAATCCCTAGATGTCTAAAAAGTTTACCTGCTTTTGGGACAAATTTGATTTGTAACTCTTGTTCTTTTTCAGTGGCTATAAGTTGTTGAGCATTCAAGGTCATCTCGTGATTTCTCTCAAGTTTCTGATTGTTCTCTTGTATCTGTCCTTGGAGTTAGTGCACTCCAGTGAGTGGGGAGTACTGAGATgcctgatttcattttctttgatagAATTATCATGAGGCCTAAAATgctactttaaaaatgttagtgATATAACAATTTGTGAATGTGAAGCATAGTTTAATCTTCCAGTGTGTACATCTAACTAAATTTTTATGAGTGTGCTTTTGCTGGGGCAGCAAAAGAAAGCTGATTTTTATGTTAGGGCCACACCTGTTCTCCTTCCTATtgagttaatattttgttttggattctcagttttcttttggtACTTAAATATTTGACTAAATATAACTTTACTTTGCCTCCTCCAGGTTTTGTGGTCTTTGCAACACTTGTGGTCATTGTATCCTTGATATTAATCTTCGTGGTGGGACCTCGCCATGGACAGACAAACATTCTTGTGTATATAACAATCTGCTCTGTCATTGGAGCGTTTTCTGTCTCCTGTGTTAAGGGCCTGGGTATTGCTATCAAAGAGCTGTTTGCTGGAAAGCCTGTACTGCGACATCCCCTGGCCTGGATTCTGCTGTTGAGCCTTATAGTCTGTGTGAGCACACAGATTAATTACCTGAACAGGGCCCTGGACATATTCAACACTTCCATCGTGACTCCAATATATTACGTATTCTTTACAACATCAGTTTTAACTTGTTCAGCTATTCTTTTTAAGGAGTGGCAAGATATGCCTGTTGATGATGTCATTGGTACTTTGAGTGGCTTCTTTACAATCATTGTGGGAATATTCTTATTGCATGCCTTTAAAGACGTCAGCTTTAGTCTAGCAAGTCTGCCTGTGTCTTTACGAAAAGACGAAAAAGCAGTGAATGGCAATCTCTCTAATATGTATGAAGTTCTTAATAATAATGAAGAAAGCTTAACCTGTGGAATTGAACAACACACTAGTGAAAATATCTCCCGAAGAAATGGAAACCTGACAGCTTTTTAAGAAAGATGTAATTAAAAGGTTAATCTATAATTGTGTTATAAAGTGAATTTGAATATCAGAATGTGTCTGAAAAAGCATTGTTCTCAATGTTCTCTAgagacaatcttttttttttttttgaggaagaatagccctgagctaacgtccgccaccaatcctcctctttgctgaggaagagtggccctgagctaacatctgtgcctgtcttcctctattttatatgtgggacgcctgctacaacatggcttgataagtggtgcataggtccgcgcccaggatccgaactggcaaaccccaggctgccaaagcagagagcgcgaacttaactgctgtgccaccaggccggcccctagagacagtctttttttaagatttcgcTAATTCGGACCaagaaattacttttatttaaatgatgGTAGCTCACTAAAATTACCTCCGTATATGGCCAGTTCCTATTAACACTGTATTATTGTAgaggtattttaaatttttcttcaccGAAATCTAAAAGCACTAATGACAGTTTTAAGTctataaaaatgctttattttttcactgGTGATGAAAGTCTAAAATGTACATTTGTCATCCCCACTCCATCAATCTCTGACCATTTTAAGgctttttgatttaaaaaaagagcaaaattatCCCAACACATTGTCCTATGACTTACCCTACCTATAAAAATGACTCCTGTTTGatgaattcttttaattttgaaatgttagCTTAAAAGAATATCAAGTTATTAAATGAAGGAAActcatttacaaaacaaaaaagggtAAGAAATCGCCCCACCAAAATATTTCCCAGGCTGTGACCTGTCACCACACACATTCAATGGCCTTCCTAGATGACACTTGGTTAAACCAGTGCTGGTACCTGGAACCTTGATTACCATCTTAGATCAGCTCTTGtacttttcaatatattttcataatGAGGTATTATGTCATTTAGATCTTCTAACAAGTCTGGGAAATAAAGTCAGAAGACTAGGGTAATTTCTTAAATTTAGCTCatgttataataaaaagaaattgaaacaaagtTCTTTTCTAAGTCTGAATGCTTAGAACAAACTTAAGATGTTTGTAAAATATGATTTCTTTGTACCAAGTATTTTACTTAGCTTAGGAGTTCATTTGGACCACTATATATATTGgccttttaaaaatgtccttgaaGAAAAATGTTTACAGACAATTTCAAATGTATGCAAAAAAGGTAGACTAGTATAATGAACTCTATCCAGTTTCAGTACCTATCATCATAGCAATTAATtggccttaaaaaaaagaaaagttgacaaTTTCCAACTGGGCAGTAAGGAAGAAAACAGGCTTGTTCCTACTCTGCTGcttctgcccaaggtcacacagcttgacCCCGTAGTGTAACCAGCCACCACGGGTGCCTCACTGTCCTTGCTCTGAGCAGGCAAGAGCCTCCCTTGGTAGATGGCACTAACAGTCCACACAGCTCTCCACTGGCTTTATCAGGGCAGAGTTGACAGTCTCCaagttttatgaaataaattccCCTTTTCCTGGTGTTTATTATTGACCCTCTAAGGAGGCTTTTTCTGCCTCCCCCCATGtaattttaataccacagataaCACTGTATATTTGTTGATGTGCTGTATCTATCTGTGCTTCATAAATAATAATAGAATGAGAACCAGTTTTCACCCTTGGGTGTGATCATGCCCTCACTGAGAATGCAGaggttaataataataaatcttaaTTATTTAACATAGCACTTGAAATTGTCTTGTACATAACTgtttaccacattttatttggtttataattcttataaaactcagtaatattatttaaagtGTTTATCTTAAAGTAATTTCTCATCATATTCTATACTTTTAATATAGAGTGAGCACAGATACTGCCTCTTAATCTGTAGCAGAATGCTGGGCCAGGGTGATTGTTCCCATAcgaaaaagaacatttttaggTAACTTTAAACAGTACAGTGGTGTAATTTACAGACTTTATTTCCAGTAGCACGTATGATGCTCCTGGTTTGG
This is a stretch of genomic DNA from Equus caballus isolate H_3958 breed thoroughbred chromosome 1, TB-T2T, whole genome shotgun sequence. It encodes these proteins:
- the NIPA2 gene encoding magnesium transporter NIPA2, translating into MSQGHGKYDFYIGLGLAMSSSIFIGGSFILKKKGLLRLARKGSMRAGQGGHAYLKEWLWWAGLLSMGAGEVANFAAYAFAPATLVTPLGALSVLVSAILSSYFLNERLNLHGKIGCLLSILGSTVMVIHAPKEEEIETLNEMSHKLGDPGFVVFATLVVIVSLILIFVVGPRHGQTNILVYITICSVIGAFSVSCVKGLGIAIKELFAGKPVLRHPLAWILLLSLIVCVSTQINYLNRALDIFNTSIVTPIYYVFFTTSVLTCSAILFKEWQDMPVDDVIGTLSGFFTIIVGIFLLHAFKDVSFSLASLPVSLRKDEKAVNGNLSNMYEVLNNNEESLTCGIEQHTSENISRRNGNLTAF